From a single Nostoc edaphicum CCNP1411 genomic region:
- the tnpA gene encoding IS200/IS605 family transposase: MSLWRLYYHIVWATKKRQPLITSDKETGLYNYIINKSNSLNCRLHVIGGIEDHIHLVVSIPPTIAIAEFVKKIKGSSSHHFNHNLCPTSEKFAWQEGYGIFSLGSKQLEQAVMYVQNQKIHHLEGTVNSHLEKADA, translated from the coding sequence ATGTCTCTGTGGCGACTTTATTATCATATTGTTTGGGCAACAAAAAAACGCCAACCTCTAATTACCTCCGATAAAGAAACTGGGCTTTATAATTACATCATTAATAAATCCAATAGTTTAAATTGTAGACTCCATGTCATTGGAGGTATTGAAGACCACATACATTTAGTAGTATCTATCCCGCCAACAATAGCGATCGCAGAGTTTGTGAAAAAAATTAAAGGAAGTAGTTCTCACCATTTCAACCACAATCTTTGCCCTACATCAGAAAAATTTGCTTGGCAAGAAGGATATGGTATATTCTCTTTGGGCAGTAAGCAACTTGAGCAAGCTGTTATGTATGTTCAAAATCAAAAAATACATCATCTTGAAGGCACAGTAAATTCCCATTTAGAAAAAGCAGATGCATAA
- a CDS encoding Rqc2 family fibronectin-binding protein, translating into MQPVDFTTLTATCSEIRANWLPSRTEQVYQRDRYTIAIALRTLKQRDWLQISWHPQAAHICIGDPPPRSPDTFTFSQQLIHQLGGLALVAIEAIAPWERVIDLQFARRPGETALYHVYAEIMGKYSNVILTDANNIIITAAHQVSQQQSSVRPIQTGQPYETPPKLTGTVPSLNESQERWQERVSLVPGAIKRQLLKSYSGLSAALLELMLLEANIAPETSTDTLNPDDWRRLFERWEEWLQALDSRKFQPAWTKDGYTVMGWGAVEKVKNIQELLNCYYSNQIDQQLFSQLRHQLSQKLNNILAKLRNKAQTFKTRLQQSDQADEYRQKADLLMAHLQNWEPGMKEIILADFDTNLPIAIALQPDKNAVQNAQSLYKQHQKLKRARAAVEPLLLEVQTEIEYLEQVEAAIAQIDTYQTAEDLRALEEIREELIGQKYLEDPEYRSRSANEPPSTNFHRYLTPGGFEVLIGRNNRQNDQLTFRVAGDYDLWFHAQEIPGSHVLLRLEPGAVAEEADLQFVANLAAYYSRARQSEQVPVVYTQLKHVYKPKGAKPGIAIYKQETILWGKPQLK; encoded by the coding sequence ATGCAACCAGTTGACTTCACCACTCTTACAGCTACTTGTAGCGAAATCCGCGCTAACTGGCTGCCCTCGCGGACAGAACAGGTTTATCAGCGCGATCGCTACACTATTGCCATAGCATTACGCACCCTGAAACAGCGGGATTGGCTACAGATTTCTTGGCATCCGCAAGCTGCACATATTTGTATTGGTGATCCACCACCGCGATCGCCAGACACTTTTACCTTTAGCCAACAACTGATACACCAATTGGGTGGTTTGGCGCTGGTAGCTATTGAAGCGATCGCTCCTTGGGAGCGGGTTATTGATTTGCAATTTGCTCGTCGTCCCGGAGAAACTGCCCTGTATCATGTCTATGCAGAAATCATGGGCAAGTATAGCAACGTCATTCTCACCGACGCTAACAATATAATTATCACAGCTGCTCATCAAGTCAGTCAGCAACAATCTAGTGTTCGTCCCATCCAAACCGGACAACCTTATGAAACACCACCGAAACTGACTGGCACTGTCCCCAGTTTGAACGAATCCCAAGAACGTTGGCAAGAACGAGTAAGTTTAGTACCAGGCGCAATCAAGCGGCAATTGCTGAAAAGTTATAGTGGTTTGAGTGCAGCACTACTGGAGTTAATGCTGCTAGAAGCAAATATTGCACCAGAAACATCCACCGATACTCTAAACCCCGACGACTGGCGACGGTTGTTTGAGCGTTGGGAAGAATGGCTGCAAGCCTTGGATTCCAGAAAATTTCAACCCGCTTGGACAAAAGATGGCTACACCGTCATGGGTTGGGGTGCAGTTGAAAAGGTCAAAAATATCCAAGAGTTGCTTAACTGTTATTACAGTAACCAGATTGACCAACAGTTATTTTCGCAATTGCGCCATCAGTTGAGTCAGAAATTGAATAATATTCTGGCGAAATTACGGAATAAAGCTCAAACCTTTAAGACGCGCTTGCAGCAATCAGATCAAGCCGATGAGTATCGACAAAAAGCTGATTTATTGATGGCTCATTTGCAAAACTGGGAACCGGGGATGAAAGAAATTATCCTTGCTGATTTTGATACAAATTTGCCAATTGCGATCGCTCTCCAACCAGATAAAAATGCCGTCCAAAATGCCCAAAGTCTTTACAAACAGCACCAAAAACTGAAACGCGCTCGTGCTGCTGTGGAACCGTTATTGTTGGAAGTGCAGACAGAAATTGAGTATTTAGAACAAGTAGAAGCTGCGATCGCTCAGATAGACACCTACCAAACAGCAGAAGATTTGCGAGCTTTAGAAGAAATCCGCGAAGAATTGATTGGACAAAAGTATCTAGAAGATCCAGAATACCGCAGCCGCAGTGCAAACGAACCTCCCAGCACGAACTTTCATCGTTACCTTACACCCGGCGGCTTTGAAGTATTAATTGGTCGTAACAATCGCCAAAATGACCAATTGACCTTTCGTGTAGCTGGGGATTATGACTTATGGTTCCACGCTCAAGAAATTCCAGGGAGTCATGTATTACTACGTTTAGAACCGGGTGCTGTTGCAGAAGAAGCTGATTTGCAATTTGTAGCTAATCTTGCTGCATATTACAGTCGCGCTCGTCAGAGTGAGCAAGTGCCAGTAGTTTACACTCAGCTAAAACACGTCTACAAACCCAAAGGAGCAAAACCGGGAATTGCCATTTACAAGCAGGAAACCATACTTTGGGGAAAACCACAATTAAAATAA
- a CDS encoding glycosyltransferase family 4 protein, translating to MNSTTEKRIALISVHGDPAIEIGKEEAGGQNVYVRHVGEALAQLGWQVDMFTRKVSLEQDSIVEHSNNCRTIRLKAGPLEFVPRDDIFEFLPEFVDNFLKFQAKNDITYQLVHTNYWLSSWVGMELKKIQESKQVHTYHSLGAVKYNTIEDIPLIASQRLAVEKEVLEIAERIVATSPQEQQHMRSLVSTKGNIDIIPCGTDIQRFGSIAREAARAELGIDKETKVVLYVGRFDPRKGIETLVRAVNESGLRDSKNLQLIIGGGSTPGNSDGIERDRIEAIINELGISDFTTLAGRLSQDVLPTYYAAADVCVVPSHYEPFGLVAIEAMASGTPVVASDVGGLQFTVVNEETGLLAPPQDVDAFASAIDRILLNPEWRDELGKAGRKRVESKFSWHGVATQLSELYTELLEPAKETLLLAK from the coding sequence ATGAACTCTACCACCGAAAAACGTATCGCCTTAATTTCCGTCCACGGAGATCCAGCGATTGAAATAGGGAAAGAAGAAGCTGGGGGACAAAATGTTTATGTGCGCCACGTGGGTGAAGCACTAGCGCAGCTAGGATGGCAAGTTGATATGTTTACCCGCAAGGTGAGTCTGGAGCAAGACTCAATTGTTGAACATAGCAACAATTGTCGAACTATTCGTTTAAAAGCTGGCCCCCTTGAGTTTGTGCCGCGAGATGATATTTTTGAATTTCTGCCAGAATTTGTGGATAATTTCCTAAAATTTCAAGCAAAAAATGATATTACATACCAGTTAGTTCACACGAATTATTGGCTCTCTAGTTGGGTGGGGATGGAGTTAAAGAAAATCCAAGAGAGTAAACAGGTTCACACTTACCACTCATTAGGAGCAGTCAAGTACAACACTATAGAAGATATTCCTCTGATTGCTAGTCAGCGATTAGCAGTAGAAAAAGAGGTGTTGGAAATAGCAGAGCGAATTGTGGCGACAAGTCCGCAAGAACAGCAACACATGCGATCGCTAGTTTCCACTAAAGGCAATATCGACATCATTCCCTGTGGTACAGATATTCAGCGGTTTGGTTCGATTGCACGAGAAGCAGCCAGGGCTGAATTGGGTATTGATAAAGAAACGAAAGTTGTATTATATGTAGGACGTTTTGACCCACGCAAAGGCATAGAAACTTTGGTGCGGGCAGTAAACGAGTCTGGGCTACGCGACTCCAAGAATCTCCAGTTAATTATTGGTGGTGGTAGTACTCCAGGTAATAGCGACGGAATTGAGCGCGATCGCATTGAGGCTATTATCAACGAATTAGGTATAAGCGACTTTACCACCCTTGCTGGTCGTCTCAGTCAAGATGTTTTGCCAACTTATTACGCGGCTGCTGATGTTTGCGTTGTTCCCAGTCACTACGAACCCTTTGGACTCGTAGCGATCGAAGCGATGGCAAGCGGTACACCAGTTGTAGCTAGTGATGTCGGCGGGCTTCAGTTTACGGTGGTTAATGAAGAAACTGGTTTATTGGCTCCACCGCAAGATGTAGATGCCTTTGCTTCTGCCATCGACAGAATTCTCTTAAATCCAGAGTGGCGAGACGAATTGGGTAAAGCCGGTAGAAAGCGTGTCGAAAGCAAGTTTAGCTGGCATGGCGTCGCAACTCAGTTAAGTGAGCTTTATACCGAACTGCTAGAACCAGCTAAAGAAACCTTATTGCTTGCTAAATAA
- the psaK gene encoding photosystem I reaction center subunit PsaK, which translates to MFTSTLLAAATTPLQWSPTVGLIIILANIVAIAFGKSSIKYPNAEPKLPSSNLFGGFGLPALLATTAFGHILGVGVVLGLHNLGRI; encoded by the coding sequence GTGTTTACTTCAACCTTACTCGCTGCTGCAACTACACCCCTACAATGGAGTCCTACAGTTGGGCTGATTATCATTCTCGCTAATATTGTTGCCATTGCCTTTGGCAAATCTAGCATTAAGTATCCCAACGCAGAGCCAAAACTACCCTCATCTAATTTATTTGGTGGTTTTGGTTTACCAGCGCTTTTAGCAACTACCGCCTTTGGTCACATCTTAGGAGTGGGCGTTGTCTTAGGGCTGCATAACCTGGGAAGAATTTAG
- a CDS encoding DUF3891 family protein: protein MIVNATPNGWEVIYHRAHALLAAQLAGQWRRKDAPARLYETMAAISHHDDLEKEWEEDILTEAGAPQDFTLNSNADADAGVEKLADLAKNALYRGRWVALLISMHISRLNEPRRGKSSKLDKVLDEQLQNQQSWRKELGIKKEEVDAAYAFMQWCDRLSLILCQQQLPEDERFLEISKGPEGQRYDIMQRSDKLVVVKPWPFQDDKFTVNVEACELSQVKFESSSELTKALQEAPIKVLEWTFVKS from the coding sequence GTGATTGTCAACGCTACGCCAAATGGTTGGGAAGTCATTTATCATCGTGCCCATGCTCTATTAGCAGCTCAACTGGCGGGACAATGGCGACGTAAAGATGCTCCCGCAAGGTTATATGAAACGATGGCTGCAATTTCCCATCACGATGACCTAGAAAAAGAGTGGGAAGAAGATATTTTGACTGAAGCGGGTGCGCCACAGGATTTCACCCTTAACTCAAATGCCGATGCAGATGCCGGTGTCGAGAAATTGGCTGATCTGGCAAAGAATGCCCTTTACCGTGGACGATGGGTGGCTCTATTAATTTCTATGCACATCAGCCGTTTAAATGAGCCAAGGCGGGGAAAGTCTTCAAAACTAGACAAAGTTTTGGATGAACAACTTCAAAATCAGCAAAGTTGGCGCAAAGAACTGGGGATCAAAAAGGAGGAAGTTGATGCAGCCTATGCATTTATGCAATGGTGCGATCGCCTTTCTCTCATCTTATGCCAGCAACAACTACCTGAGGATGAGCGGTTTTTAGAGATTAGCAAGGGCCCTGAAGGTCAGCGCTATGACATCATGCAGCGCAGTGATAAATTGGTTGTTGTTAAACCATGGCCCTTCCAAGACGATAAATTTACAGTCAACGTCGAAGCCTGCGAACTCTCCCAAGTAAAATTTGAAAGTAGTAGCGAACTAACTAAAGCACTACAAGAAGCTCCCATTAAAGTACTAGAGTGGACATTTGTTAAGAGTTAG
- a CDS encoding manganese catalase family protein — translation MFFHKKEPIRAVNVSEPNPRFAQLLLEQFGGATGELSAALQYWVQSFHVENAGIKDMLQDIAIEEFSHLEMVGKLIEAHTKNVDQTEAYKSTLFAVRGIGPHFLDSQGTAWTASYLNEGGDVVRDLRANVAAEAGARQTYESLIKLATDKETQETLVHLLTREISHTQMFMKALDSLGKLTDPFFGNVKPDDTVALYYNLSTNGNGKDERGPWNSEPTFKYVANPLESHS, via the coding sequence ATGTTTTTTCACAAAAAAGAGCCTATTCGTGCAGTTAACGTTAGTGAGCCAAATCCTCGTTTTGCTCAGTTACTTTTAGAGCAGTTTGGCGGCGCTACTGGCGAGCTTAGTGCAGCTTTGCAATATTGGGTTCAATCATTCCACGTCGAAAATGCTGGCATTAAAGATATGCTCCAAGACATTGCGATCGAGGAATTCAGCCATTTAGAAATGGTTGGTAAACTCATTGAAGCTCATACTAAAAATGTAGATCAAACAGAGGCTTATAAGAGTACTCTCTTTGCAGTTCGAGGAATTGGGCCTCATTTTCTAGATAGCCAAGGTACTGCTTGGACTGCAAGCTACTTGAATGAGGGTGGAGATGTAGTGCGTGATTTAAGAGCTAACGTTGCAGCAGAAGCGGGCGCTCGTCAGACTTACGAATCATTGATTAAGTTGGCAACTGATAAAGAAACCCAAGAAACTTTAGTCCATCTGTTAACACGAGAAATTTCTCATACACAGATGTTTATGAAAGCTCTAGATTCACTGGGTAAGTTGACAGATCCATTTTTTGGTAATGTTAAGCCAGATGACACTGTTGCTCTTTACTACAACCTATCTACAAATGGAAATGGTAAAGATGAACGTGGCCCTTGGAATTCTGAGCCAACATTCAAGTATGTTGCTAATCCGCTAGAAAGTCACTCTTAA
- the hemN gene encoding oxygen-independent coproporphyrinogen III oxidase, whose amino-acid sequence MVFLLPGVKFDLDLIQKYDTRAPRYTSYPPATELSETFTETDFKAAIAASNQRKTPMSLYFHIPFCQSACYFCGCNTVISNNKNIAKPYVESLIQDIKNTAALIDPDRKVLQIHWGGGTPNYLERHQVEVLWKNINRYFNIDSEAEISIEINPRYIDKNYIFFLREIGFNRISFGIQDFNSQVQVAVNRVQPEEMLFDVMSWVKEAKFESVNVDLIYGLPYQNRETFRETLKKTIELDPDRIVVFNFAYVPWLKPTQKNIPQEALPPAEEKLEILKMTIEELTNNQYLFIGMDHFAKTDDELAIAQRNGTLKRNFQGYTTHAETELFGFGSTSISMLEDAYAQNHKELKDYYQTIAAGSLPVSKGIKLTQNDIIRRDVIMGIMSHFQLHKQDVENKYHINFDEYFSEEIEALKPLEADGLVSLSKNQIQITDIGRLLVRNIAVIFDTHTRTRETKFSRAI is encoded by the coding sequence ATGGTTTTTCTACTACCTGGTGTCAAGTTTGATCTGGATCTGATTCAAAAGTACGACACTCGCGCACCTAGATACACCAGTTACCCGCCCGCTACAGAGTTAAGCGAAACATTCACCGAAACTGATTTTAAGGCCGCGATCGCAGCATCGAACCAACGCAAAACCCCTATGAGTTTGTATTTCCACATCCCTTTTTGCCAAAGTGCTTGCTACTTCTGCGGCTGTAACACAGTAATTTCCAACAACAAGAATATTGCTAAACCTTATGTGGAGTCTTTGATTCAAGACATCAAAAACACCGCAGCTTTAATCGATCCAGACAGAAAAGTACTGCAAATCCACTGGGGAGGTGGTACTCCTAATTACTTAGAGCGTCACCAGGTAGAAGTTTTATGGAAAAATATAAATCGCTATTTCAACATCGATTCAGAAGCAGAAATCTCAATTGAGATTAATCCCCGCTATATCGATAAAAACTACATTTTCTTTCTGAGAGAGATTGGGTTTAACCGTATTAGTTTTGGCATTCAGGATTTTAATAGCCAAGTTCAAGTAGCTGTTAATCGTGTCCAGCCAGAAGAAATGCTCTTTGATGTCATGAGTTGGGTCAAAGAAGCTAAGTTTGAAAGTGTGAATGTAGACCTAATTTATGGTTTACCCTATCAAAACCGCGAGACATTTCGGGAGACGCTGAAAAAGACTATTGAATTAGATCCTGACCGAATTGTGGTCTTTAACTTTGCCTATGTACCGTGGCTCAAACCGACGCAAAAAAATATTCCTCAAGAGGCACTACCGCCAGCAGAGGAAAAGTTAGAGATTCTGAAAATGACCATTGAAGAATTGACAAATAACCAATATCTATTTATTGGGATGGATCATTTTGCTAAAACTGATGACGAACTAGCGATCGCTCAACGCAATGGCACTCTCAAACGCAATTTTCAAGGCTACACTACCCACGCTGAAACAGAACTCTTTGGTTTTGGTTCTACATCCATCAGTATGCTAGAAGATGCTTATGCCCAAAATCACAAGGAATTAAAGGATTATTATCAGACAATTGCAGCAGGTAGTTTACCTGTTAGTAAAGGCATCAAACTTACTCAAAATGACATCATCAGACGGGATGTCATCATGGGTATTATGTCTCACTTTCAGTTGCATAAGCAAGATGTTGAAAATAAATATCATATCAATTTTGATGAATATTTCTCCGAGGAAATAGAGGCATTAAAACCACTAGAAGCCGATGGTCTAGTCAGTTTATCAAAAAATCAGATCCAGATTACAGACATCGGTAGATTATTAGTCAGAAATATTGCCGTCATATTTGATACTCACACCAGAACGCGAGAGACAAAATTCTCCCGCGCCATTTGA
- a CDS encoding heme oxygenase (biliverdin-producing), with protein MSSNLAIKLRSGTQQAHTSAENVGFMKCFLQGVVDRDCFAKFLSNLYYIYSELEAALESHVEHPVISAVYFPELNRQSSLEKDMVFYYGDNWREQVTPSFAAQKYIDRIREISASEPALLLGHAYTRYMGDLSGGQMLQKVAQSALNLSGYEGTSFYNFEQIPDKKAFKDKYRQALNALTVDDITAERIVAEANNAFGFNLQMAQELEGSLIKALGQVLFNSLTRSQNSGSTEIAAAN; from the coding sequence ATGAGTAGCAATCTAGCCATCAAACTCCGCTCTGGAACTCAACAAGCCCACACATCAGCAGAAAATGTGGGATTCATGAAATGTTTTTTGCAAGGAGTTGTGGATAGAGACTGCTTCGCCAAGTTCTTAAGCAACTTGTATTACATCTACAGCGAACTAGAAGCAGCATTAGAGAGCCATGTAGAGCATCCTGTGATTAGTGCGGTTTACTTCCCCGAACTTAATCGCCAATCCTCGCTCGAAAAAGACATGGTGTTCTATTATGGGGATAACTGGAGAGAGCAGGTTACACCCTCATTCGCTGCCCAAAAGTACATTGATCGCATTCGGGAAATTTCTGCTAGTGAACCAGCCTTATTGCTAGGTCATGCCTACACTCGCTACATGGGCGATCTCTCAGGGGGTCAAATGCTACAAAAAGTTGCTCAGTCAGCCTTGAACCTTTCTGGTTATGAGGGTACATCCTTTTACAATTTTGAGCAAATTCCTGACAAAAAGGCATTTAAGGATAAGTATCGTCAGGCATTAAATGCATTAACCGTTGATGATATAACAGCAGAACGGATTGTTGCAGAAGCTAATAATGCCTTTGGGTTCAATTTACAGATGGCTCAGGAGTTAGAGGGAAGTTTAATTAAAGCACTCGGTCAAGTCCTGTTTAATAGCCTTACTCGTTCTCAGAATTCAGGTAGTACTGAAATCGCTGCGGCTAATTAA
- a CDS encoding DUF1796 family putative cysteine peptidase, with product MYRFQISAYTQTGESIGLVGSSPELGLWDITKCVHLRTSGDRYPLWWTDIEIDIQPPLESGDDQRVEYKYVRLDANGNARWESLLDTNRWIPIDPNDHSSTIIVDDGAFGYLQPYPFGYINQPAVTMPVEEEAESLKIVVIGSSVALGHKAWFLKGWVWLLAQALQQKYGHQLVNVSEVGANVSRTIARFGSVVTPERPDIVIIALSLGNEGLAYCHPHERRAVQRRFESGLQQLVKMTRDIGAIPILGGVYPNGDYSLEHYWLMQDTHKRMLSWDVTVLDWLAVVDDGQGRWKAGTSFDPAHPNAIGHSLMYQQIDQHLFDIDKDGLAKEKQRFQQPNEFAIYFDTVGFHVSVCIEEKRLRIINQSQYNYTIAPYWQELQTALQSQARLIPGIYIAKSVKPGTLPFFAVQEDGAIATTLDIPPSADLEYSAAFNLFSPNNSQVLFYDGHLGILQADERHLWVINESENEYNIQPMWTEVCNALKAMPSGVYEDPLYPDAPFRTLMIGNDGLESRVKVQPKSAVFFQYKCQLSDIKRVAILPLGDRCAVRMMLYKMEYDGPAFPFDLTRTTNIADVADAIANGFYDMWNPAFLHYSPDAGRIYHSKWSGLSFAHEVEETDDPRSDMSPVHERMRVRYTARSERFWYALRHCDKVLFVRTGICDRGGVIDLVNKLQKQCQGKPFHLLLLSPQSDDEFLDLPNVLHYNVEFNPDRMYDDLGHWMYCTEVMRGILESLGVSSKNLFWCPPKPAKGWETSTARRN from the coding sequence ATGTATCGATTCCAGATCAGTGCATACACTCAAACGGGCGAATCCATTGGTTTGGTCGGTTCGAGTCCAGAGTTGGGATTGTGGGACATCACCAAATGTGTCCATTTGCGTACAAGTGGCGATCGCTATCCTTTATGGTGGACAGATATAGAAATTGACATTCAGCCGCCTTTAGAATCAGGTGATGACCAGAGAGTTGAATACAAGTATGTGCGCCTCGATGCAAACGGCAATGCCCGATGGGAGAGCTTACTAGATACAAACCGCTGGATTCCCATTGATCCTAACGATCATTCCAGCACAATTATTGTGGATGATGGCGCATTCGGTTATTTACAACCTTACCCCTTTGGATACATTAATCAGCCGGCTGTCACAATGCCTGTGGAAGAAGAGGCTGAAAGCCTCAAAATCGTGGTTATTGGCAGTTCCGTCGCATTAGGTCATAAAGCCTGGTTTTTGAAAGGTTGGGTCTGGCTATTGGCACAGGCTTTACAGCAAAAATATGGGCATCAACTTGTGAATGTGTCGGAAGTGGGGGCGAATGTCAGCAGAACGATCGCTCGATTTGGGTCAGTTGTCACCCCAGAACGACCGGATATCGTGATTATTGCCCTATCTCTGGGTAACGAAGGGTTAGCTTACTGTCACCCTCACGAACGGCGGGCAGTACAGCGGCGGTTTGAAAGTGGCTTGCAGCAGTTGGTGAAAATGACGCGCGACATCGGGGCTATTCCGATTTTGGGCGGAGTCTATCCCAATGGCGACTATTCCCTGGAGCATTACTGGCTGATGCAAGACACACACAAGCGAATGCTAAGTTGGGACGTAACCGTACTAGATTGGTTGGCAGTTGTAGATGATGGGCAAGGACGATGGAAAGCGGGGACATCCTTCGATCCGGCTCACCCAAACGCGATCGGTCACAGCCTGATGTATCAGCAGATAGATCAGCACCTATTCGATATCGACAAAGACGGATTGGCAAAAGAAAAACAACGCTTCCAGCAACCGAATGAATTTGCCATCTACTTTGACACTGTAGGTTTTCATGTCTCTGTCTGTATCGAAGAGAAGCGTTTACGGATCATTAATCAATCACAATACAACTACACGATCGCTCCCTATTGGCAGGAATTGCAAACTGCACTGCAAAGTCAGGCAAGATTGATACCAGGTATTTACATTGCGAAATCTGTGAAGCCAGGGACACTCCCCTTCTTCGCTGTACAAGAGGATGGCGCGATCGCAACTACATTAGATATTCCCCCTAGTGCCGATCTAGAATATAGCGCCGCCTTCAATCTCTTTTCGCCAAACAACTCACAAGTTTTGTTCTATGACGGGCATCTGGGGATTTTGCAAGCGGACGAACGCCACCTCTGGGTAATCAACGAATCAGAAAATGAGTACAACATCCAGCCCATGTGGACAGAGGTTTGCAACGCACTTAAAGCCATGCCATCGGGTGTCTATGAAGATCCACTTTATCCCGATGCCCCCTTCCGCACCCTGATGATTGGTAACGATGGGCTAGAAAGCCGAGTGAAAGTACAACCCAAGTCTGCGGTGTTTTTCCAATACAAATGTCAGTTATCGGATATCAAGCGTGTGGCGATTCTTCCCCTTGGCGATCGCTGTGCCGTCCGCATGATGTTGTACAAGATGGAGTACGATGGCCCCGCCTTTCCCTTTGATCTGACACGCACGACTAATATTGCAGATGTTGCGGATGCGATCGCAAACGGTTTTTATGATATGTGGAACCCTGCCTTCCTGCACTACAGCCCAGATGCAGGCAGAATTTACCATAGTAAGTGGTCGGGTTTGTCTTTTGCCCATGAAGTTGAGGAGACAGACGACCCAAGAAGCGATATGTCTCCCGTCCATGAACGGATGCGCGTTCGGTACACAGCACGTTCTGAAAGGTTTTGGTATGCACTGCGGCACTGCGACAAAGTACTTTTCGTCCGCACGGGAATTTGCGATCGCGGTGGCGTAATTGATCTGGTCAACAAGCTACAAAAACAATGTCAGGGGAAGCCATTTCATCTCCTGCTTCTTTCTCCCCAAAGCGATGATGAGTTTTTAGACCTCCCCAATGTGCTGCACTACAATGTCGAGTTTAATCCCGATCGTATGTATGACGATTTGGGACACTGGATGTATTGCACAGAAGTGATGCGAGGAATTCTAGAATCCCTTGGTGTGTCCAGTAAAAACCTCTTTTGGTGCCCACCCAAACCGGCGAAGGGGTGGGAAACTAGTACCGCAAGGCGGAATTAA
- a CDS encoding single-stranded DNA-binding protein, which produces MNSCVLMAEIINEPQLRYTADNLGVTEMLVQFPNSQKPEDPPATLKVVGWGNLATEIQQNYHQGDRVILVGRLGMTTVERQEGFKEKRAELTVQQIQPVGGSFNTDPLPSATATPSFTETAPRQTSSASRPPQKEVPSYESPRPAPTPATNPVGVTPQPTSYEPVPQPTNYERTTYPAVKEEEPDPDDIPF; this is translated from the coding sequence ATGAACAGTTGCGTTTTAATGGCGGAAATTATTAACGAGCCGCAACTCCGCTATACAGCGGATAATTTGGGAGTCACGGAAATGCTGGTTCAGTTTCCCAATTCCCAGAAACCAGAAGATCCGCCAGCCACTCTGAAAGTTGTCGGCTGGGGGAATTTAGCGACAGAAATTCAGCAAAACTACCACCAAGGCGATCGCGTCATCCTGGTAGGACGTTTAGGTATGACTACTGTTGAGCGTCAAGAAGGTTTTAAAGAAAAACGTGCTGAATTAACAGTGCAACAAATTCAACCTGTTGGAGGTAGTTTTAATACTGATCCATTACCCTCAGCAACCGCAACTCCATCATTCACTGAAACGGCTCCACGACAAACATCTTCAGCATCTCGTCCTCCACAGAAAGAGGTTCCTAGTTACGAGTCACCACGTCCAGCACCTACCCCAGCGACAAATCCTGTTGGCGTTACTCCCCAACCGACAAGTTACGAACCCGTACCCCAACCCACAAATTATGAGCGAACCACTTATCCCGCAGTGAAGGAGGAAGAACCAGATCCAGATGATATTCCGTTCTAA